A region of the Synechococcus sp. PCC 7502 genome:
CTACGGCTTCCAGACTAGAATGCACTGACAGCGTAATCATCCTAAATACCGAGTTATAGGAAAGTGCAGCCTTATCAGCATGTTGGCGGAGCAGAATTAAACTTATACCTTCATCTTCTTGAAATAGGCATACAGGATTGAATTTGATCAGATCCTCCAACTTTTGATTAACGGTACAAAATACATACTCACCATCTCGCAGGACGGGCTGCATTGACTTCAATAATACCGACAGATTAGTTTCACCAGACATTTTTGTATTTTAAGAATCTGCATCCCAAATCAGTAATTGAATCGGTGTAGGATTATAGGCATTGCAAGGATTATTAATCTGAGGACAATTAGAAATCAGGAATAGTACATCCATCTCAGCCCGCAGATCGACAGTGCTACCAGGATCAGAAATTCCATCCACAATCTCTAAAGTGCCATCTTCACTGACAGGAACATTCATAAAGAAATTGATGTTACTGACCAGATCCTGTTTCCCCATGCCATAATCCTTCAGAGCATAAAGATAGTTCTCCACACAGGCATGAAGCCACTTCTTATCCAATCCATACCGCACGGAATTACTCTCCCGACTGCAAGCCCCACCAGATGTGTCATGCTTACCGCAAGTATCATTCAGAACTGTCATTAGAACATTGCCATCACTGGAATAGAGCTTTGTCCCTGTTGTGATAAAAATATTGCCTTGATTTCTAATTGTATCAGGCGCACTATAGCGATCGCTGGTATCCGCCGCATTATAAATCAATACATCCACTGCCTGATTTCCACCTAAATCAACTATTCTCAAGGTTTGACCTTTTTTAATTAATTGCATCCACGGACGACGGGCGGGTAGCACCTGATCATAAATCGCTTCTTTGGGATCGAGTGCTTTAAGTTCAATTGATGTAGCTAACATAATTTAATTCTCTAATTCTCTAAATTTCTCTAAATACGTGGTTTCTATGTAATTAACGGGATAGGATTGATAACTCGGCAAAATAAGCATCAGTATTTTGGAAGCCTCGTACTGCTTCTGGACAACTGGTTCGACAAAGATCGTCACTCATAGGCTCAGGGGAATTCCAAACCGTAACTTTAATGGGACTTGGATCGTAAACAGGATTAGGGTCAAGTACATGGGGCGTATTAGAAAGCACTGCTAATACATTCATCTCAGCCCTCAAGTCAATAAAATCACCCGCCTGCGCTACTTTCTCCGCCCAGATCAAGTTACCATTACCATCCACAGCTACATGGGCAAACCAATTTACATTGGGCATAATATCTCGCTTGCCCATATTCCGCTTTGCTAATGCCAGTAAAAAATTATCACGGGAACTGCGATAAAAACTATCTTCACCATACTTAGCAGAATTCGTAGCAACATTACTACAGCCTGACAAGGTATCGTGATGACGGCAGGTATCTTCTGTAATCGAGAACAAAACTCTTCCCATATCAGAATATAAGAGCTTTCCTTTTTTTAGAAACGCATTAAATTGAATCTTGGCGGTATCGGCGGCATTGTAGCGTTCAATTACGTTGTCAGCATTGTAACAAAGAAAGGAAATACCCCTAGAACCTTCGGGAGCAGCTATTCGCAATGTAGTTCCCTTTTTAATAATTCTTGACCAGTATGTTCCTCCAGGAATTACTTCATCCCAAATAACTAAGGCGGGATCTAGGTCAGTATTAAGATCAAATAGTGGCTTTGTCAGCATGATTTACTCCTTGATGAATTAATTACGAAGCGCATGTCTGCAATAGCGAAAGCCCAGGAAGCCCCGAACAAGTCGCCATTAAGACTCCTGTTGGTTGACTCTCCCGGGCTTTTATCCCGCCGTGTGACTAATTGATCAAATTGATCAAGTTTTACAAAAACTTTTTTTAATTAGCTGCTTCTCTCGGACCAGCCTTAAAGTTGTTTACACCTTAATCGGAACCCTAGAAGCTAATATTTATTAATGTTTTAATCATAATCCTAAAAATGCTAATCACTTCTGTATTCATTAATACATTTAAGATATTTATAAAATATTTGACAAAATTTAAGATTGGTATCTACAGGCACAAAAGTTTTTAGACTAAGTTGATAGGTTACGCCTGTATCTGAACCCATACAATTAAGAGTTTTATAAAAGTTTTAAATTTATAGGTTCAAGTTAAAAATTTGTTTGCTTCTAGGGTTCCGATTTGACTGTCCATTTCAAATGCTGGTCCGAGAGAGGCAGGGTAATTCTAAGGTAGCTATAGAATAATGTTGCTTTAGAGTTACTTACACGGCGGGATAAAAGCCCGGGAGGAGCTTCAGCTGTTGCTGCTGGATGTTTCTTCTGGGTTTTTGTTTTTTAAGATTATTCACCTAACCTAAAATCTCTATGAAATTGCGATCGCTCCTTTCCTCTCTTCTCCTGTTCATTGCCACCCTAACGCTGACAATTAGTTGTACCAACCCCGCAACTAATGTGGAAACCAAACCTCCCGTAGCATCAACTCCAGATAAAGTGCAGGTTCGTCTGGGATTTAGTGCTTGGCCCGGCTGGTTCCCGTGGCAGGTTAGCCAAGAACAAGATATATTTAAACAAAATAATGTAGATGTCGATTTGAAATGGTTTGACGGTTATTTAGAATCCATAAGTACATTAACCGCAGGACAAATTGATGCCAATAGCCAGACTCTAGGAGATACGGTTAGCTCAGTTGCTGGTGGTGCTGATCAGGTAATTGTTTTAACCAATGATAACTCTACGGGTAACGATAAAATTATTGTGCGTAAGGGTATTAATTCCATCGCCGATCTAAAAGGTAAAAAAGTTGCAGCGGAAGAAGGAACAGTTGATCACTTTCTGCTTTTACTAGGACTCCAAAAATCTGGCTTAACTCCTAAGGATATTGAATTTGTACCTTTAGAAACTGGTAAAGCTGCAACAGCCTTTGTGGGTGGTCAAGTCGATGCAGTGGCTGTATTTGCCCCCTTCACTACTCAAGCTCTAAAACTAGCGGGTAGTAAGGAGCTATTTAGCTCTAAGGATTTTCCAGGTTCAATTTCCGATCACTTGGTATTCACGCGTAAATTTGTGGATGCCCATCCTGATCAAGTACAAGCAATGGTAGATTCTTGGTTTGCAACTTTGGACTATATCAAAGCTAATCCTGCTAAAGCTAATGAAATTTTAGCTAAACGGGCAGGCGTATCTCTGGATGAATATAAACAGTATGCTGATGGTACCAAGATTTTTACAATTGAAGAAAATCTAAAGGCATTTGAAGATGGCAAAGATCGAACTTCTTTGAAATTTGCGGCAAGAGAGATGAGTAAGTTTCTATTTGATATTGGTTTAGCTAAATCAACCCCAGATGTAGATAAATTATTTGACGATCGCTTTGTCAAGGCATACGCTCAAAAAGCCAAGAAGGCTTAATTATTGTGGAAATTTAGATTAACTACAAATGCTATGAATGAAAGCCATGAGGAGCAGAGATCAATTAGGGAGTTTATCCGACCCCAAAAAGTTAACTCCAGTGTGTTTTGGCAAATTGCTGAAGATATCCCCCCCCGTTTAAAGATGGTTTTCACCATTACTTCCATTGCTCTTCCTTTTTTGTTATGGTGTGGAGTTAGCATCTTTGGACAGATTGATAGTAAGTTTTTACCTTCTCCTTGGCAAGTATTCATAGCATTTGGAAGACTGTGGAATAGTGGAGAACTGCAAAAAGATACAATCGCTAGTCTATGGCGGGTAGGAGTTGGTGCCTTATTAGTAGCCCTATTTTCGATTCCAATTGGGGTTTTGATGGGGAGTTTTGCTAGTATTCGTGCCTTGCTAGAACCTCTATTCGGATTGGTGCGGTATATGCCTGCTCCCGCCTTTATTCCGTTACTAATTCTCTATTTAGGAATTGGCGAAGAACCTAAAATTATGCTGATTTTTATTGGCGTATTTTTCTTTAATTCTTTAATGGTGATGGATACAGTTAAATTTGTACCAAAGGAATTAATTGAATCGACTTATATTCTTGGTGGGAACCGAACTTCAACCCTATTTCAAGTAATATTTCCCTATGTGACCCCAGGAATTCTAGATGCCTGTAGAATTAACTTAGCCGCCGCTTGGCAGTTAGTAATTGTGTCTGAGTTAATTGCCGCCACTGAGGGACTAGGACGAAGAATTAGCGTGGCAGGTAGATTTCTTAAAACCGATGAAATTTTTGTGGGATTGATTGTAATTGGCGTGATTGGTCTATCCTTTGACTTGTTTTTTCAAGCCATGATTCGCTTTTCCTGTCAGTGGGCAAGCCAAAAACGCTAGGCTTCTAAATTAACTCAGTTTTTCTACCGTGTACTTGATTTACTATGTGCTGGTTTTATGTATTTGCAAATAAAAAATCTCTATAAAAGTTTTCCAATTAAGTCGGGAGAATTATTAGTCCTCAAAGATATAAACATGACGATCTCCCAAGGTGAATATATTTGTGCTGTGGGAGCATCTGGATCTGGCAAATCCACACTGTTACGTCAAATTGCTGGACTAGACCGTCCGACTACTGGGGAAGTCAGAATTGATGGTCAGCTAATTACTGCACCTGGACATGATCGCGGCATGATTTTTCAGCACTATACCCTTTATCCTTGGATGTCGGTTTTAGAAAATACAGAATTTGGACTGAAGTTATTAGGTGTGCCTAAGAAATTACGCCGTGAGCAAGCTAGTTACTATTTAAGTGTGGTCGGATTAACCAATTTTGCCCAAGCTTTACCGAAACAATTATCTGGTGGCATGAAACAACGAGTAGCGATCGCCCGTGCCTTAGCCTCGGAACCCAAGGTATTACTAATGGATGAACCTTTCGGGGCATTGGATATTCACACAAAAGAATCTATGCATGAGTTCATGATTGATCTCTGGCAACGTACTAACATTACAATTTTTATGATTACCCATGATGTGGAAGAGGCAGTATTTTTGGCAAATCGCATCTATGCCCTTGGCTCTCGTCCGGGTACTGTCCGCAAAGAAATTACAGTGGAATTGCCTGATCGCAGCTTTGCCGTTAAGCGTCATCCGATCTTTCACGATTACCGTGATGAATTAATGGAACTACTGCGTCAGCATGGTAAAGAAGCGATGTAGAAAATATGATTTAGATAATCACCATCTTTGAACAATTTGAATTTGCATAAAAATCATATAAAAACATAAAAAAAGGATAGCCCTCAGACTACCCCGAACTTTATTCTAAGTTGTTAAAACTGTAAAAAATTAGTCTATAGACTTACACAGATACAGCTACACGCACAGGAGCAGCATAAATACCTTTAGCATACTTAGCTGCAAATTCATCTAAGGATACAGCCTTAATCTTGCTGGCATTACCGGCAGTACCAAATTGGTTATAGCGATCGGCGCAAACTTTCTGCATATACTTAATAGATGGCTTCAGGAAGTGACGAGGATCAAACTCCGCAGGAGCAGTAAACAATGCCTCACGCACAGCCGCAGTAATTGCTAAACGGCAGTCGGTATCAATATTAACTTTGCGTACCCCATTTTTAATGCCTTTTTGGATTTCTTCCACAGGTACACCATAGGTTTCAGGAATTTCGCCACCGTACTGGTTAATTAATTCTAGTAAATCTTCAGGCACAGAGGAAGAACCATGCATTACTAAGTGAGTATTGGGCAAGCGGCGGTGAATTTCAGCAATGCGATCCATAGCCAAGATTTCGCCTGTGGGCTTGCGGCTAAACTTGTAGGCACCATGACTAGTACCAATCGCCACCGCCAGAGCATCCACTCCAGTTTGATTAACGAAATCGACAGCTTCATCGGGATCGGTTAACAGTTGATCATGGGAAAGTGTGCCTTCAAAACCATGTCCATCTTCCTTATCACCCTTGCCAGTTTCTAAGGAGCCAAGACAACCTAATTCGCCTTCAACGCTAACACCTACAGCATGTGCCACTTCAACCACAGAACGGGTTACTTCCACGTTATACTCATAGCTAGATGGAGTTTTAGCATCTTCTTTTAATGAGCCATCCATCATCACACTGGTAAACCCATGACGAATTGCCGAGAAGCAAGTTGCAGGTCCATTACCATGATCTTGATGCATAGCAATAGGAATATTCGGGTAGGTTTCTACTGCTGCTAGAATTAAATGCTTAAGAAAGTATTCACCTGCATATTTACGGGCACCACGGGAAGCTTGCAAAATGACTGGACTATCAGTTTCGGCTGCGGCTTGCATGATGGCTTGGATTTGCTCCATGTTGTTAACGTTGTATGCTGGGATGCCATAACCATTTTCGGCGGCATGATCCAACAAAAGACGTAATGGGACGAGTGCCATATAGAATTCTCCTAAAGTTCTTGAAAAGTCGGTAATTCGATTAATTAAAATCTTAAGACATTTTGATCAATTCTTAACTATAGATATTTTTCTGCATACAAATTTATGACTGCTATCTCCATCGTCTGGCATCGTCGGGACTTACGCTTACAGGACAACCCTGCTCTGGCAAAAGCAGCCGTAATCCCCAATAGTGAAACCGTAGGAATCTTTATTTTTGATCCAGATATTCTTAAAAGCCCAGAAACTGGTGGAGGCAAAGTTGACTTTATGTTGGGA
Encoded here:
- a CDS encoding ABC transporter ATP-binding protein — protein: MYLQIKNLYKSFPIKSGELLVLKDINMTISQGEYICAVGASGSGKSTLLRQIAGLDRPTTGEVRIDGQLITAPGHDRGMIFQHYTLYPWMSVLENTEFGLKLLGVPKKLRREQASYYLSVVGLTNFAQALPKQLSGGMKQRVAIARALASEPKVLLMDEPFGALDIHTKESMHEFMIDLWQRTNITIFMITHDVEEAVFLANRIYALGSRPGTVRKEITVELPDRSFAVKRHPIFHDYRDELMELLRQHGKEAM
- a CDS encoding urea amidolyase associated protein UAAP2: MLATSIELKALDPKEAIYDQVLPARRPWMQLIKKGQTLRIVDLGGNQAVDVLIYNAADTSDRYSAPDTIRNQGNIFITTGTKLYSSDGNVLMTVLNDTCGKHDTSGGACSRESNSVRYGLDKKWLHACVENYLYALKDYGMGKQDLVSNINFFMNVPVSEDGTLEIVDGISDPGSTVDLRAEMDVLFLISNCPQINNPCNAYNPTPIQLLIWDADS
- a CDS encoding ABC transporter substrate-binding protein gives rise to the protein MKLRSLLSSLLLFIATLTLTISCTNPATNVETKPPVASTPDKVQVRLGFSAWPGWFPWQVSQEQDIFKQNNVDVDLKWFDGYLESISTLTAGQIDANSQTLGDTVSSVAGGADQVIVLTNDNSTGNDKIIVRKGINSIADLKGKKVAAEEGTVDHFLLLLGLQKSGLTPKDIEFVPLETGKAATAFVGGQVDAVAVFAPFTTQALKLAGSKELFSSKDFPGSISDHLVFTRKFVDAHPDQVQAMVDSWFATLDYIKANPAKANEILAKRAGVSLDEYKQYADGTKIFTIEENLKAFEDGKDRTSLKFAAREMSKFLFDIGLAKSTPDVDKLFDDRFVKAYAQKAKKA
- a CDS encoding ACT domain-containing protein, which codes for MSGETNLSVLLKSMQPVLRDGEYVFCTVNQKLEDLIKFNPVCLFQEDEGISLILLRQHADKAALSYNSVFRMITLSVHSSLEAVGFIAAIATKLSEHNISTNPVSAYYHDHLFVPVAQADKAMELLR
- a CDS encoding ABC transporter permease, which encodes MNESHEEQRSIREFIRPQKVNSSVFWQIAEDIPPRLKMVFTITSIALPFLLWCGVSIFGQIDSKFLPSPWQVFIAFGRLWNSGELQKDTIASLWRVGVGALLVALFSIPIGVLMGSFASIRALLEPLFGLVRYMPAPAFIPLLILYLGIGEEPKIMLIFIGVFFFNSLMVMDTVKFVPKELIESTYILGGNRTSTLFQVIFPYVTPGILDACRINLAAAWQLVIVSELIAATEGLGRRISVAGRFLKTDEIFVGLIVIGVIGLSFDLFFQAMIRFSCQWASQKR
- a CDS encoding urea amidolyase associated protein UAAP1 → MLTKPLFDLNTDLDPALVIWDEVIPGGTYWSRIIKKGTTLRIAAPEGSRGISFLCYNADNVIERYNAADTAKIQFNAFLKKGKLLYSDMGRVLFSITEDTCRHHDTLSGCSNVATNSAKYGEDSFYRSSRDNFLLALAKRNMGKRDIMPNVNWFAHVAVDGNGNLIWAEKVAQAGDFIDLRAEMNVLAVLSNTPHVLDPNPVYDPSPIKVTVWNSPEPMSDDLCRTSCPEAVRGFQNTDAYFAELSILSR
- the fba gene encoding class II fructose-bisphosphate aldolase (catalyzes the reversible aldol condensation of dihydroxyacetonephosphate and glyceraldehyde 3-phosphate in the Calvin cycle, glycolysis, and/or gluconeogenesis), whose amino-acid sequence is MALVPLRLLLDHAAENGYGIPAYNVNNMEQIQAIMQAAAETDSPVILQASRGARKYAGEYFLKHLILAAVETYPNIPIAMHQDHGNGPATCFSAIRHGFTSVMMDGSLKEDAKTPSSYEYNVEVTRSVVEVAHAVGVSVEGELGCLGSLETGKGDKEDGHGFEGTLSHDQLLTDPDEAVDFVNQTGVDALAVAIGTSHGAYKFSRKPTGEILAMDRIAEIHRRLPNTHLVMHGSSSVPEDLLELINQYGGEIPETYGVPVEEIQKGIKNGVRKVNIDTDCRLAITAAVREALFTAPAEFDPRHFLKPSIKYMQKVCADRYNQFGTAGNASKIKAVSLDEFAAKYAKGIYAAPVRVAVSV